One stretch of Bradyrhizobium canariense DNA includes these proteins:
- a CDS encoding ABC transporter permease: MSATNSRPIIDRASGLLIPLLVVVIGEAAFRLGHLHGDTLAAPSKILFSFIRALRDGTLIAATRDTLVTTFGGLAFGGLAGLALGTLLGSFSRLDKLFRFPVEVIRPIPSVALIPIAMIVAGFGYTMEIAVVSFAAAWPVLITTRSAIAEIEPRLIEVARVLRLGVIATTFKIVLPASLPRIFVGIRLAAGIAMIVSVTVEIAANPIGLGHAIMMAQQSLQPALMLAMLVWIGVVGVAINSLLIFLQARLFGRAGAGGLR, encoded by the coding sequence ATGAGCGCGACAAATAGCCGACCGATCATCGATCGCGCCAGCGGCCTGCTCATTCCATTGTTGGTCGTTGTCATCGGGGAGGCGGCTTTCCGCCTTGGACATCTGCACGGCGATACGCTGGCCGCTCCCAGCAAGATATTGTTCTCCTTCATCCGCGCCCTTAGAGACGGCACATTGATTGCCGCGACTCGAGATACTCTGGTTACGACATTCGGCGGCCTTGCATTCGGTGGATTGGCCGGTCTCGCGCTCGGCACTTTGCTCGGGTCTTTCTCGCGACTGGATAAGCTCTTTCGTTTTCCGGTCGAGGTTATCAGGCCCATTCCTTCCGTCGCATTGATTCCTATCGCTATGATCGTGGCTGGCTTCGGCTATACGATGGAGATTGCCGTCGTGAGTTTCGCCGCTGCGTGGCCGGTCCTGATCACCACGCGATCGGCGATTGCGGAAATTGAGCCGCGCCTTATCGAAGTCGCACGGGTCCTGCGTCTGGGTGTGATCGCGACAACATTCAAGATTGTGCTTCCCGCTTCGCTGCCGCGGATATTTGTCGGTATTCGACTCGCGGCCGGCATCGCGATGATCGTGTCGGTGACCGTGGAAATTGCCGCCAATCCGATCGGGCTTGGCCACGCCATCATGATGGCACAGCAGTCGCTTCAGCCTGCGTTGATGCTGGCGATGCTGGTCTGGATAGGCGTGGTCGGCGTGGCAATCAACAGCTTGCTCATATTTTTGCAGGCGCGCTTGTTTGGACGCGCAGGCGCGGGAGGCTTACGGTGA
- a CDS encoding ABC transporter permease: MKARIAWALASIAVGVVLVLLWQIIADMKILSPAFFPGPDRTWKAFTRAAASGDLAPRVYATVWRMLIGWALASVLGVLLGSLIGSSPRLRRLLGPILEFLRPLPASATIPIFIVLLGLSNAMVLTVVAFGALWPMLLGTVHGFEAVEPRLYEVARVLHLSKASVILKIALPSALPDILSGLRLSLTVALILTVVCEMLIGVDGLGSWTLISARAFRSPDLYAGVFLLGIIGYLGASILTMVSNRLLAWKARSP; encoded by the coding sequence GTGAAGGCGCGCATAGCATGGGCCCTCGCCAGTATAGCGGTCGGCGTCGTTCTGGTCCTGCTTTGGCAGATCATCGCGGACATGAAGATATTGTCCCCGGCTTTTTTCCCGGGGCCCGATCGGACCTGGAAGGCTTTTACGCGCGCGGCTGCGTCCGGTGATTTGGCGCCGCGGGTCTATGCGACGGTATGGCGAATGCTCATTGGTTGGGCGCTCGCATCCGTTCTTGGGGTCTTGCTGGGATCCTTGATTGGAAGTTCACCCCGCCTTCGACGATTACTGGGGCCGATACTTGAATTCTTGAGGCCCTTGCCAGCGTCCGCGACGATACCAATCTTCATCGTTCTGTTGGGGCTGTCCAATGCGATGGTACTGACGGTTGTCGCGTTCGGGGCTCTATGGCCCATGCTGCTGGGCACCGTTCACGGCTTCGAGGCGGTTGAGCCCCGGCTTTACGAGGTGGCGCGGGTACTCCATCTGTCGAAAGCATCAGTCATTTTGAAAATTGCATTGCCCAGCGCACTCCCGGATATCTTGTCGGGTTTGCGCCTCAGTCTCACTGTTGCACTGATCCTGACCGTGGTGTGCGAGATGTTGATCGGCGTCGATGGTCTCGGAAGTTGGACGTTGATTTCGGCGAGAGCGTTCCGCTCGCCTGATCTCTATGCGGGAGTGTTTCTCCTGGGTATCATCGGATATCTCGGCGCCTCGATCCTCACCATGGTGAGCAACAGGTTATTGGCTTGGAAGGCTCGAAGCCCGTAG
- a CDS encoding fumarylacetoacetate hydrolase family protein produces the protein MRLVSFVAGASSCYGVVKNDRIIDLSKRMKFSSLREMIGAGALGEAGKLAATIEADLPLEGTRLLPPIPDPGKIICVGLNYHDHVAETGRKLTEKPALFNRFAESQIGHLQPMIKPLESDQLDYEGELAIVIGKAGRRINVADAMDYVAGYSCYNDGSVRDWQYHTTQFMSGKNFVGTGAFGPWLVTADEIADPTVLRLTTRLNGTVMQTATVDMMITSIPAQIAYISTFIPLQPGDVIVTGTPGGVGSKRKPPIFMKQGDTIEVEIDQVGTLRNTIENER, from the coding sequence ATGCGGTTGGTGAGTTTTGTTGCTGGTGCGAGCTCCTGTTATGGAGTTGTTAAGAATGATCGGATCATCGATCTGTCTAAACGAATGAAGTTCTCCAGCCTGCGCGAAATGATCGGTGCGGGTGCGCTTGGAGAGGCCGGGAAACTTGCCGCCACGATCGAGGCCGATCTGCCGCTCGAAGGAACGCGGCTCCTGCCACCTATTCCTGATCCGGGAAAAATAATTTGCGTCGGCTTGAACTACCACGACCACGTCGCGGAGACGGGGCGCAAGCTGACCGAGAAGCCGGCGCTGTTCAATCGATTTGCAGAAAGCCAGATCGGCCATTTGCAACCGATGATCAAGCCGTTGGAGTCCGATCAGCTGGATTATGAGGGCGAATTAGCCATCGTGATCGGCAAGGCGGGGCGCAGAATCAACGTCGCCGATGCGATGGACTATGTCGCCGGCTATTCCTGCTACAACGACGGTAGCGTGCGCGATTGGCAATACCACACCACCCAGTTCATGTCCGGCAAGAACTTTGTCGGAACCGGCGCATTCGGTCCCTGGTTGGTGACCGCTGACGAGATCGCCGATCCCACGGTGTTGCGGCTGACAACGCGTCTGAACGGCACCGTCATGCAAACGGCGACCGTCGACATGATGATCACCTCGATACCCGCGCAGATTGCCTACATCTCCACGTTCATACCGCTGCAACCCGGAGACGTCATTGTGACGGGTACCCCGGGGGGCGTCGGGTCGAAGCGCAAGCCACCGATCTTCAT
- a CDS encoding D-2-hydroxyacid dehydrogenase produces the protein MTKVLLLLNMPEKLRNKFHRYLARTFPNVSFDLVENVTNVDRFLTDAEILMTHGPYLSTRADYVLGHMPKLRWIQGTGTGVDNIIDRPSLPASVLVTNMRGAHGPQMSEAAIASMLALSRKIPRTIRNQDKHVWERWLPEIIHGKTVGILGVGVIAEALAPRCKALGMTVVGLSTSQRDVVGFDRMHPMSELKNVAAELDFFVLLTPYSTATHHIVNEEVLMGMKQGSYLVNLARGGVVDETALIKALEEGPVSGAALDVFATEPLPSDHRFWAMESVIITCHMGGLTDDYDLQALPIIERNLHHYLNGEPDQMLNVVRSGA, from the coding sequence ATGACCAAGGTGCTGCTGCTGCTCAATATGCCGGAAAAGCTCCGCAACAAATTTCACCGCTATCTGGCGCGTACGTTTCCGAACGTGAGTTTCGATCTGGTGGAGAACGTAACCAATGTCGACAGGTTTCTTACCGATGCTGAAATCCTGATGACGCATGGCCCCTACCTCTCCACGCGCGCGGATTATGTGCTGGGGCACATGCCGAAGTTGCGCTGGATTCAGGGCACCGGGACTGGTGTCGATAATATCATCGATCGGCCAAGCTTGCCCGCGAGCGTGCTGGTGACCAATATGCGCGGCGCCCACGGACCGCAGATGTCGGAAGCGGCGATTGCATCTATGTTGGCGCTTTCCCGAAAAATCCCTCGCACGATACGCAATCAGGACAAGCACGTTTGGGAGCGCTGGCTGCCGGAAATCATTCACGGCAAGACGGTCGGCATCCTCGGCGTCGGCGTGATCGCCGAGGCGCTGGCGCCGAGATGCAAGGCGCTGGGCATGACCGTCGTGGGCCTTAGCACATCCCAGCGCGATGTCGTTGGCTTCGATCGCATGCATCCCATGAGCGAACTGAAGAACGTGGCTGCCGAGCTCGATTTTTTCGTGCTCTTAACGCCGTATTCAACTGCGACCCATCATATCGTGAACGAAGAGGTGCTGATGGGCATGAAGCAAGGAAGTTACCTGGTCAATCTAGCGCGGGGCGGCGTGGTCGATGAGACCGCGCTCATCAAGGCGCTCGAAGAGGGGCCGGTGAGCGGCGCCGCCCTGGACGTATTTGCCACCGAGCCGCTGCCCTCGGACCATCGGTTCTGGGCTATGGAGAGCGTCATCATCACCTGTCACATGGGCGGCCTTACCGACGACTATGATCTTCAGGCTCTGCCGATCATCGAGAGGAATCTACATCATTACCTCAATGGTGAGCCCGACCAGATGTTGAACGTCGTACGGAGCGGGGCATGA
- a CDS encoding GntR family transcriptional regulator has translation MQKHPTRTIRTDLSEVRSLTSAVFANLKAEILSCRLKPDEKLHIGNLAKVYDVSLAAVREALSRLVADGLVVAEDQRGFRVSPASIRDLDDVTETRIEIECLALRRSIARGGADWSEEIEAAWKSMSGARPGNETWPDLHNRFHASLVGACGLEWLMRFRAVLFEQSERYRALSRSRKNVARDLETEHRELMKATLARDAAAATTLLAQHFGRTRDLVLKNYAEPARPLARGAAPDRTRDLIQQMARKMGSFRQKDHES, from the coding sequence ATGCAAAAGCATCCGACCCGCACAATCAGAACCGATCTGTCCGAAGTCCGGTCGCTTACGTCAGCGGTCTTTGCGAATCTGAAGGCCGAGATTTTGTCGTGCCGGCTGAAGCCCGACGAAAAGCTGCATATCGGAAATCTCGCCAAGGTTTATGACGTAAGCCTCGCGGCGGTTCGCGAAGCGCTCTCCCGGCTTGTCGCGGACGGCTTGGTCGTCGCGGAAGATCAGCGGGGATTTCGCGTCAGTCCGGCCTCGATCAGAGATCTCGACGACGTGACGGAAACACGCATCGAGATCGAATGCCTGGCACTCCGCCGTTCCATCGCGCGCGGAGGCGCGGACTGGTCCGAAGAGATTGAGGCAGCCTGGAAGTCCATGTCGGGTGCGCGGCCCGGAAACGAAACATGGCCGGATCTGCACAATCGTTTTCACGCCAGTCTTGTCGGGGCGTGCGGACTGGAATGGCTGATGCGATTTCGTGCCGTTTTGTTCGAGCAAAGCGAACGCTATCGCGCTTTGTCGAGAAGCCGAAAGAATGTTGCGCGCGATCTCGAAACTGAACATCGCGAACTGATGAAGGCAACGCTCGCGCGCGACGCCGCGGCGGCGACAACGCTGCTGGCGCAACATTTTGGCCGCACCAGAGATCTCGTCTTGAAGAACTACGCGGAACCTGCACGCCCGTTGGCAAGGGGCGCGGCGCCTGATCGTACTCGCGATCTCATCCAGCAAATGGCGAGAAAAATGGGCAGCTTTCGCCAAAAGGATCACGAATCATGA
- a CDS encoding ABC transporter ATP-binding protein produces MNTASAGVSSSSVRGEERGTGDRVPRPNDCSIAFDHVDVEFDGRRIIDDLTLQIASGEFVCIVGPSGSGKTTALRLLAGLIKPSRGTILFRGCPLVESSRDIAVVFQDYSKALLPWRTAAQNISLALEARSIPARERKPVIADLLLKVGLQDHAGKYPAEMSGGMQQRLQIARCLAQKPSVLLMDEPFGALDAMTRQSLQDEILSIVRTSGAAVFFVTHDLEEAIYLGDRIIGLRSNPGRIGTSFAVNLPKPRDQLLTREQPEFLKLRRELFDFIKKAENERDK; encoded by the coding sequence ATGAACACGGCCTCCGCCGGCGTGTCGTCCTCGTCCGTTCGAGGCGAGGAGCGCGGCACGGGGGATCGCGTACCAAGACCGAACGATTGCTCGATTGCGTTCGACCATGTCGATGTCGAGTTCGATGGACGAAGGATCATCGATGATCTCACCTTGCAAATAGCCAGCGGAGAATTCGTTTGTATTGTCGGCCCATCCGGCTCCGGCAAGACGACCGCACTGCGGCTGCTCGCAGGGCTCATCAAACCCAGTCGTGGCACGATCCTTTTCCGCGGTTGCCCGCTTGTTGAATCGAGCCGCGATATTGCGGTCGTCTTTCAGGATTACAGCAAGGCTCTTTTGCCCTGGAGGACGGCTGCTCAAAATATATCGCTGGCGCTGGAAGCTCGCAGCATCCCTGCCAGGGAACGCAAGCCGGTAATCGCCGACCTGCTTCTCAAGGTGGGACTGCAAGATCACGCGGGGAAATATCCCGCTGAGATGTCGGGCGGCATGCAGCAACGTCTGCAGATCGCAAGGTGTCTCGCCCAGAAGCCGAGCGTGCTGTTGATGGATGAACCGTTCGGCGCGCTGGATGCGATGACCCGGCAATCCCTTCAGGATGAAATCCTTTCCATCGTGAGGACCTCGGGGGCGGCGGTCTTTTTCGTGACACACGACCTAGAAGAGGCGATCTACCTCGGTGATCGCATCATAGGTCTGCGATCCAATCCCGGCCGGATAGGCACCTCTTTCGCCGTCAACTTGCCGAAACCGAGAGATCAGCTTCTAACCCGCGAGCAGCCCGAATTTCTGAAGTTGCGCAGAGAACTGTTCGATTTCATCAAGAAAGCCGAGAATGAGCGCGACAAATAG